AAATTGTGAGAACTGATCCACGCAATGGAATGTATACTCTTATTAATTATCTGATCATTATTTTTTTGCCAAATACATCATTTAATAATCAGTACCTCACTATTCATATTCAATGAGAACAATTTGAAAATTGGACTGCGTATACCTACCAGAAAGTTATCCGTCAATCTGGAGAATAGTGATTTATGCTTAATGGACCAATTGTGTCAATAGTTAAGGTTCAATTCTTATTGGCGAAGCTATCTGTTGTGGCTAGTTGTTTCTTCTTCTCCTTACCAAAAATCTTAGCAAATTTCCGCATAAAAAACCAAAAGTTACTTAACTTCACTATTTGTATGATCAGTAATAGGCACACAATGTAAGGGAACTAAAGGAATCACAACTAAGCATCCTATTATGAGTCCAACAGCATGTCAATATATGACTAACAAGAAAGGCAAACAAGGAGGGTTCTAGCATGTCAATATCAGACTCCTAAGCAGTATTTTTGTCTACGCAGAGAACTAATCCAGATTTGTAAGAAAATTGTACTATAGAAAAAATAGAGATAGGAATAGCATCTGTTTTCAGTTTTGCTTAAGAACAAGTAGCATCTGCTTTCAGTTTTTGCAATTGTCAGACTGCTACAGTTTTACCATTCAAAGAGGTGCTGCATAATGTAAAAGCAAAATTCATATCCTTCACCTCTGGATTCCATCCTTTAACAATGCAATAGTTAATTGACTGACAACATGAAAGCCTAAAGGGTGGGCATACAACCAATCGAAAGCtttatatttttgaaaaaaaaatcagtgAGCTTCCCATGAGCACCACAGCCACAACTAAACAGATCAAAATGATACTATGTAACACCTGAATCAACAACATCAATCTGATGACACAATGCCATGCGTGACCATATGAACTACTACGTTCATGCCTAGGCACTTATCTATTTCTTTCAGTTAACACAAAGGGTTCATAATAGATCTACGTCAAATCCAAAGGCCTAGAAACGATGTTTGATGGACGCTTCTCACACCCCCTCACCTCCGCACTCTCCCCGCCTGCATCCTCGTAGCTCTCGGCAATTAGGATCCGATCACCGATCATTCAACCATCAAAAAAGAAAGTCCGGGAAAAAAGGCATGACAACCTCCGCACCGCAGCATCCTCCTGTTGATGCTAGACTCCGGACGACTCTCGCCACCATCGCCGACCTGTTGATGGTCGCCGCCTCCTACTGACTCacttggccgccgccgccgacggacTGCACTGCGACTACTGCTTCGAGCCCTGGACGCCGTGCTAGGGCCGCGTACGCGCGTACGTGGCACCGGCATCCTGCAAACGGCGGCGACCGGACGGCACAGCTCCGTCAGACCCGCAAACGACGGCGGACGACGACGTCGTACGCGGCGACCAGGACACAGAACCAGTGCCGCGAACGCCGCGGCGAGACCTGCCGAGCCTGGCATTCAGATTAGGCGTCGGCAAGAGGCTGCAGTCCGTTCGCGAGGGCACTTCTCCAGTCGACAAGGTCACGGTGCCCACGACGAACGCCGCTCACAGCCCGGCGACCATCGAAGACACCTACATACGGCGAGGACAGCAGCACCGAGGAGCAGCTCATCACGCCATGGACCGTCTCTGTCGCCAGGTGAGCGTGCGTGTGTGCGTACTGGTGCCAGCCAGGTGAACATGCGTGTGTGCGTGCATGGACTGGTGCATGGCACTGTGCTGCTAAAGTTTACTGGCTTCCTTGCGATACTATCAGAAATCTTGCTGTCGCCTATCACATTTGTTGATGGATTGGTCACAAATAATTTGAGAACAATTGATTTCTGGTTTTCTGAGATTTTGTGCTGACATTGACTATCCATTTGTAATAGGTACTATAAATAAAAATCAAAGGTCCTGTGTCATCACAGACTGCTTGTGATACATTAACTAAATGCCTACGTCGAGAGATACACACGATCCACTAAgcgacatcaccaacatcacaggTATGATTTTACATTGTATTAATTTGGTATTAATTTGGTACCATAAATCTTAATGCTCTTTTCTAGACATTCGATCAGagcttaaaaagtttgacttacaataactctacaaattgatttttacagagaCCGATGGAGTAATATATAACTTTGGATTGGCTAATTGATTTCCTGTGCTATGACCATATAGATGAGGCCTGGCGGACTAGGGAACAAAGGAACTTGCAGCAACGAATTCGGCGAGCTGAAATGACCGACGAACAAAGGGAGGAGATGAGGAGGAAACAACGTGAGTACCAACGTCACTACCGAGAACGGAAGAAGGCCGAGTCACAAAACAATAGCGCTTCTTGTGTTTTGACTGCACCTGCTTAGTTTATTATTACTCGGGCTCTTAATATACTCAAACCTACGTTATGAGATGGACCAAAAAAATGCAGGTACTAATCGTTCTCAGATAGACCAAAACTCACCAATTATACTGGACAAGGAAAATATCCAACCAACCGCACATGGGAATCATAGCCATGGTGGCATTGGCACCTCAACGGCAATAGGCACTGCTCTATCAGTGGCTAGCGGTAAAGATTGGATACATGTTTATTATGTGAAAGAGTCTCATTATTTAATTTTTGTAATCTCACAAACGTGACCCTGCAGATATTAGTATACGTAGGTACTAATATTAAAAACAGCATTTAGCATTTATTATAATATCCCATAGCAGATTAATACAGATATAGAAAAATTGCCAATCAAAGACGATGGCGAAATAATACTAAATCTAGAGCCACACGATGACAGGAAGCGGAAGCGTGCTGACAAGGATGAGGTACGCAAGGAACTCTCAATCTACTCACAGATCCTCACTTATGTTTATCTATATGGGTTGCATCACCCACTAATAAGACCTATTGTCTGCATTTCGTGCATGCATCCTGTTGAATAATGACCCTGAATCTTTAGAGTAAGTCATTCTAaagtaaattattttgttctaatttaAAGATTTTTCATCACCCCTGCTACAACTGCTATGATAATTCATTTGTTTGTTGTCCTGGTTTTTTAGCAAAGAATGGGTCCGAAGCACACGACCGTATCCGATTTCTTTAACTCGTAGAGAAATTGGCGATATTTTAAACGAGAATATGGAGATGGATCATAATTGCTTCAACCTTGCTGTTTGGATGGCTGCATCCAATAACGCCTCTATGTTGGAGAAAGACAAATACCACTATATGGACCTCCAGTTTGCTGTAAGTTGATATAATTTTTCACTAATGTATATAAATCATTTGTTAGTTGTATCATTAATTAAATAGTGATAATTGTTGCAAAAAAAAGAACAACAGTCGAGAACTCAGTTTGGATGAGATCCAAGGTGTTCCGGCTGCCTCCATCGCCATATGACCATATTATCTCGGTTCACACCCTCCACATGCAAATTGCAATCGCTGCCTGCAAATTAGTATTATGGTCCTTCCAATATGGGCGCGTGCATGTCCTGCAGCGTGGTTGGCACCAGCGATGCAAGCAGCGCCTCAGCCATCATCGCCATGGCCTTGAAGGGGTCGCAAGTCCTCAAGATCGACGGCTACTCCCGGACCAAGGGACTCGGCCATGGCAAATTCATCAAATCCGAGCCGTTCGACATCGGAGGCCATCTCTGGTGTATCATGTATAGTTGGCCATTTGGCCCGGGCACTACGGGCCGGCCCAAGCACGACACGAATCAGCACGGCCCAGGAACGGCCCGACCCGACGACCTTCGTGCTAGTGCCTGGCACGGCCCGACCttcgtgccgtgcctgggccgccatTCTGGCCTATAGTGCCGGCCCGGGCACGGCATGCTATATGGGCCGGCCCGGCAGCGGCATGGCTCGGCCGTAGGTGGCCACTGGATCCCCGACGTCGCTCCCATCCGACCGTTGGATTAGGTCGTCGGAATCGGGGGTATAAAACCGCAGCGCTCTTGCCTCGCTCTCAGTCTCCGTTGCCCCAATTCATTTGCTCTCAGTCTCTCTCTCTATCATTCTCGCCTCGCTCTCGGCTCTCTCCTACAGCGCCGTCTCGCCCGCTCCTCTCTcgcctcgctctcctctctcgaTGAGTCGGCgactcgctctcctctctcgcctccgacttcctctcttcttctcgctctccgGTGGCCTCTGGAGCCATCGCTGGCCGACACTggcacaatccctaaccctaacccttgctcaatcccTAATCCTAACCCTTGATCTCTCTTCGTCCTCACCGGATCCGTCGTCGACCTCGCCAGATCCGTCGGATCTCCGGCCTCGCTCCCATCGGACCATTGGATCCGGCCGTTGGAATAGGGGGTATAAGATCCGTCCCGGCGGACCGACCACATCTCGCTCCGTCGCGGCGGTGCCCTAATTTATTTGCTCTCCTCTCTCAGCGAGTTGGTGTCGCCGCATCGGCGACTCGCTCTCGTCTCTCGCCTCCGACTTCCTCTCTTCTCGCTCTCCGGTGGCCTCTGGAGCCACCGCTAGCCGGCACTAGcgcaatccctaaccctaacccttgatctCACTTCGTCCTCGCTAGATCCATCGTCGACCAAGCCGGATCCATCAGTTTCCTCTCAGGATCTATTGGTTTCCTCGCCGGATCCGTCCCTCGTCGTCTGAGCTTGCTGGATCCACGCCTCGTTGACCTCACCGGTGACTCTGGTGCTCCGGCTTTGAAGGTAAGTCCATAACCCTAACCCTGATCCTAACCATAACCCTAACCCTCAATCTGTACTAACCCTTGCTCTATTTTGTCTGAAGCCGTTGAGGGACCGGGGCGCCGACGAGTGGCGATGGCTGGATCTGACGACGAGACGCTTGAGGTCGGTTCCAACCAAGAGAGGCGGTTGTGCGGGTTTGCcggagatgatgacgaggacgaccTGCACAAGGACGCCGCGGAGCTGTTCGGCCATAACGTTCAATCTCCCATCGTCCTCGAGCCCTGCGATGATCGTGGCTAGAGATACATCTGCAACTGCCCTGATGCAGGCTGCAAGTTCTTCAGGTTCTAATGTTTCTAAACTTGTTTCTTACTTGGACTGTGACACTGTGAACCATTTAGATGATGATTTTAACATCTTGGACTGGTGGCATCAGCACAAACTCACATATCCAGTGCTGTCAATCATGGCTAAAGATATTTTAACTGTTCCTGTTTCAACCATATCTTCAGAATCCACTTTTAGTATTATTggcaggatcatcgaggagcggCGGAGGAAGCTAAAGCCTGAAATGGTGGAGATGATGACCTGCATCAAAGATTGGGAGGCTGCTAAAGCTTGGCTGCAACACATGGAGGAGGACaaggagcttgaagaagcattTGAAGAACTTTATCTTGATTAGTTATCATTTATGTAATGGGATTGTAATATTATGGACTATGGACTATGGACTATTGGAGCTGggttgtactcttttttcctgtttagggtttctcacaagggtgagttttacctagacaaatttttaatgaggcagccattgcactaAAGCTTCAAATAAAATGTTATTTTGTTCTCTGCTGTGTTTGTGTGATTATGTGACTTTGAGTCTTTAATAAGTTCTCAGAACATGTAACTTTGTGTGACTTAGACTCTTTGATAAGTTCTTTGATTCTGATCAGTTTGTGTGACTCTTTGATTCTGATTAGTTTGTGATTCTGAACATTCAGACTTTATGATTCTGATCAGTTTGAAGTGTTGATCACTTACAGGGCCAGTGCTGGGCACGGGCACTGCTGGGCTGCCGTGCCCAGtgacacggcacggcacggctaagacctgatagtgccgtgcctgggccggcacATCGGCACGACGGCACTAACAGGCATGGCACGGCTAGTCTACCGTGTCGCGTAGTGCCGTGCCTAGCCATGCCCGTGCTAGTACCATGCCGTGCGGTCCGTTTGGCCAACTATAGTATCAGGTACTACCCTGATGGTGAAACCGAAGAGAGCGCTGGTTGGATAGAATTCTACCTGCAGCTCAATCACATCAATGCAAGGCGTGTTGATGCAAGCTATATGTTTAGTTTACTTGACAACATTGGAGAACCAGTTCCGTCGTATTGTTTAAGCGACGGCGTCATACGCACTTTCAACAACTCCTCATACGCATGGGGGTACAAAAACTTCATTAAGAGGAAGGCCCTGGAGGAATTAGACTATCTGAAGGACGACTATTTTAGGGTCAGGTGCCATGTTACTGTCTACAAGGAGATCCAGACAGAGGTCACCTCGTAGTTCCTCACGGTGCCACCGTCAACAACCGGAAACAGTAGTTTTGCTATGTGCCATGAACACTTGGCAAagcctaaaaaacactcggcaaagggtttgccgagtgtaacactcggcaaagagcacacgGTAGCTACAGTACCGACAAatagcgtctttgccgagtgttttctgttgggcactcggcaaagactttgccgagagctgaaaacgacactcggcaaaaaaagtacGTCACGGAGCAGAAACGGTGACGgcccgtttgccgagtgtcaaatattaggcactcgacaaagcttggTCGTTTGCTGTGTGTCAAACtttgggccctcggcaaatctgCCCCATTTGCCATGTGTCAAACtatgagcactcggcaaagctagccTTTTTACCGTGTGTTAAAGAGGGGACACTCGGCATAGTGACTCCTTTTGTCATGTGTCAAAGtatgggcacttggcaaagaccgtTCCAAACTCCACAGAatttggcttctttgccgagtgtcatagggcagacactcggcaaagatgccatTTTAGTCCCAGAGTGCACAGAATTTTGCCACGTGTCTACTTTGCCGAGTGGTTtacacctggcactcggcaaaaaggctctttgccgagtgtaacactcggcaaagacgccacaaataatcagtttatttggttcggtcacagccacgtaccacattcaaataaacatcacatccatcacagataGTTCACAATAGACATCACAGGCAATTCATATAGATATGTCGACAACACATagatgcaaataaacttcagaatccaCAAATAGTAGTCACAGCTCATTCACAACCACAAGTAGTCACAGataatccacaaatgcaaatacaaataaaatcacaagtactTAGGCCACGAGTTCACTGTGACAGGGCTTCACTTAGGACACGAGTTCCACTGCGATGGGGCTGGGTCATGAGGCtgattcgatgccgccgattgatgctgcacaaaggagaaaagattgcatgtgtgagagaCAAGATTAAACAACACatatgcacaaaggagaagaattGCATTATCTTCTCAGTTTTCTATTATTTTCTAGTTTATCTTCTCATTTGTATTAATAGTAAATCACAAAGGCACTCTCATGCATAAGGGCAGCACCTCATGGACCACTCTCATGCATAAGGGCAGCACCTAGCAGTGCATCAAGCAACAAGGGCACAATGCTGATCTGAAGATATGATTCATCTTTCATGTACTGAACCAGCGAAGGAATAAAATATTGATAGTATTAAAATCATGCAAGCAATAAAATAAATATTGATAGAATTAAAATATTGCTATTATG
This sequence is a window from Miscanthus floridulus cultivar M001 chromosome 10, ASM1932011v1, whole genome shotgun sequence. Protein-coding genes within it:
- the LOC136489405 gene encoding BTB/POZ and MATH domain-containing protein 3-like, which gives rise to MPVLVPCRAVRLANYSIRYYPDGETEESAGWIEFYLQLNHINARRVDASYMFSLLDNIGEPVPSYCLSDGVIRTFNNSSYAWGYKNFIKRKALEELDYLKDDYFRVRCHVTVYKEIQTEVTS